One window of the Ammospiza nelsoni isolate bAmmNel1 chromosome 17, bAmmNel1.pri, whole genome shotgun sequence genome contains the following:
- the ELFN1 gene encoding protein ELFN1, which yields MAGRRWAATSALCMCVAAVSLLHAGGVRADCWLIEGDKGFVWLAICSQNQPPYESIPQQINSTIVDLRLNDNKIKSVQYASLSRFGNLTYLNLTKNEISYIEDGAFSGQFNLQVLQLGYNRLRNLTEGILRGLGKLEYLYLQANLIETVTPNAFWECPNIVNIDLSMNRIQRLDSNTFRGLNKLSVCELYSNPFYCSCELLGFLQWLEAFTNMTRTYDRMQCDSPPDYMGYYLLGQGRTGYRNALSMLSSLCTGGSYTVIPRFIPPRYQVTTVPSESPCSEEECSSGDGTTPQFSLFTPIGETEVRPNIQVKHLNHNSAVLTVQIPYPFSKMYILSQFENGFSSMITKLRKKEENITVSNLVAQRDYTYCVVSVHQYSKYNHTCVTITPTRPNRKEPVPAPSTATHYIMTILGCLFGMVIVLGVVYYCLRKRRQQEEKHKKAAGSMKKTIIELKYGPEMETTSITQLSQGQILGGETVTRIPYLPSAGEVEQYKLIESSETPKATKGNYMEVRTGEQPERRDCELSLPPDTQGSVAEISTIAKEVDKVNQIINNCIDALKSESTSFQGVKSGAVSTVEPQLVLLSEQIPSKHGFLSPVYKESYNHPLQRHHSMEAAPKRSSTSSSGSIRSPRSYRSEGSGHKSEAKYIEKTSPTTDTILTVTPAAAILRAEAEKIRQYSEHRHSYPSSHPGEQHDSMGGRKPSILEPLTRPRPRDLAYSQLSPQYHNLSYTSSPEYTCKPSHSIWERFKLNRKRHKDEEEYMAAGHALRKKVQFAKDEDLHDILDYWKGVSAQQKS from the coding sequence ATGGCAGGTCGCCGGTGGGCCGCGACGTCAGCCCTCTGCATGTGCGTGGCGGCCGTGTCCCTCCTGCACGCCGGCGGGGTGCGGGCGGACTGCTGGCTCATCGAGGGGGACAAGGGCTTCGTCTGGTTGGCCATCTGCAGCCAAAACCAGCCCCCCTACGAGTCCATCCCCCAGCAGATCAACAGCACCATCGTGGACTTGCGGCTGAACGACAACAAGATCAAGAGCGTGCAGTACGCCTCGCTCAGCCGCTTCGGCAACCTGACATACCTCAACCTGACGAAGAACGAGATCTCCTACATCGAGGACGGTGCCTTTTCAGGACAGTTCAacctccaggtgctgcagctgggttaCAACCGACTGAGGAACCTCACCGAGGGCATCCTCCGGGGCCTGGGGAAGCTGGAGTACCTCTATCTCCAGGCCAACCTCATCGAGACCGTCACCCCCAATGCCTTCTGGGAGTGCCCCAACATAGTGAACATTGACCTGTCCATGAACAGGATCCAGAGACTGGACAGCAACACTTTTCGGGGCCTAAACAAACTCTCTGTCTGTGAACTCTACAGTAACCCCTTCTACTGCTCCTGCGAGCTCCTGGGCTTCCTGCAATGGCTGGAGGCTTTCACCAACATGACACGCACCTACGACCGGATGCAGTGTGACTCCCCGCCTGACTACATGGGCTACTACTTGTTAGGCCAAGGCCGGACTGGCTACCGCAATGCTCTGAGCATGCTCTCTTCCCTTTGCACTGGTGGCTCCTACACTGTGATCCCTCGTTTTATCCCCCCCAGGTACCAGGTGACCACGGTGCCCTCCGAAAGCCCCTGCTCCGAGGAGGAGTGCTCCTCCGGCGACGGCACGACGCCGCAGTTCTCCCTGTTCACGCCCATCGGTGAGACCGAGGTGCGCCCCAACATCCAGGTGAAGCACCTCAACCACAACTCGGCCGTCCTCACCGTGCAGATCCCCTACCCCTTCAGCAAGATGTACATCCTCTCCCAGTTCGAAAACGGCTTCTCCTCCATGATCACCAAGCtcaggaagaaggaggagaacaTCACCGTGAGCAACCTAGTAGCACAAAGAGATTACACCTACTGTGTAGTCTCTGTTCACCAGTACTCCAAGTACAACCACACCTGCGTCACCATCACCCCCACCAGACCCAACCGCAAGGAGCCGGTGCCCGCCCCTTCCACTGCCACCCATTACATCATGACAATCCTGGGCTGTCTCTTTGGCATGGTGATTGTCCTGGGCGTGGTGTATTACTGCCTCCGCAAGAGGCGccagcaggaggagaagcacAAAAAGGCTGCCGGCAGCATGAAGAAAACCATCATCGAGCTGAAGTATGGGCCAGAAATGGAGACCACCAGCATCACCCAGCTGTCCCAGGGGCAGATACTGGGTGGGGAGACAGTGACCCGCATCCCCTACCTACCTTCTGCTGGCGAGGTTGAGCAGTACAAGCTGATTGAGAGCAGTGAGACCCCCAAGGCCACCAAGGGCAACTACATGGAGGTGAGGACGGGTGAGCAGCCTGAGAGGAGAGACTGTGAGCTGTCCCTGCCGCCAGACACGCAGGGCTCTGTGGCTGAGATCTCCACCATCGCCAAGGAGGTGGACAAGGTGAACCAGATCATCAACAACTGCATCGATGCCTTGAAATCCGAGTCCACCTCCTTCCAAGGCGTGAAGTCGGGGGCGGTCTCCACGGTGGAGCCTCAGCTGGTGCTCTTGTCAGAGCAGATCCCCAGCAAGCACGGATTCCTCTCCCCCGTCTACAAGGAAAGCTACAACCACCCTCTCCAGCGACACCACAGCATGGAGGCGGCCCCCAAACGCTCCAGCACCTCTTCCAGCGGCTCCATACGGAGCCCCAGGTCCTACCGCTCCGAGGGATCGGGCCACAAATCCGAAGCCAAATACATCGAGAAGACTTCCCCCACCACCGACACCATCCTCACTGTGACGCCGGCCGCGGCCATCCTGCGGGCAGAGGCGGAGAAGATCCGCCAGTACAGCGAGCACCGGCACTCGTACCCCAGCTCGCACCCGGGGGAGCAGCACGACAGCATGGGCGGGCGCAAGCCCTCCATCCTGGAGCCCCTGACCCGCCCTCGCCCCAGAGACCTGGCCTACTCCCAGCTCTCGCCTCAGTACCACAACCTGAGCTACACCTCCAGCCCAGAGTACACCTGCAAACCCTCGCACAGCATCTGGGAGCGCTTCAAACTCAACCGCAAGCGGCACAAAGACGAGGAGGAGTACATGGCAGCCGGCCACGCCCTACGCAAAAAGGTCCAGTTTGCCAAAGACGAGGATCTCCACGACATCTTAGACTACTGGAAGGGCGTCTCTGCCCAGCAAAAGTCCTGA